Proteins co-encoded in one Rudaeicoccus suwonensis genomic window:
- a CDS encoding SRPBCC family protein produces MPADLEVSIDINATPAQVWAVVSDLTAMPRWSPQTKKVFLRGGPLRVGSKMLNVNKLGWRVWPTQSVVTAYEPDHLVAFKVLENHAVWSFELTPLDDGVRTKVTQRRDVSTGTTVVSRQLIDKAMGGEERFEKGLTTGMRQTLQRIRDEVMS; encoded by the coding sequence ATGCCCGCAGATCTCGAAGTCTCCATCGACATCAACGCCACCCCGGCGCAGGTCTGGGCCGTGGTCTCCGATCTGACCGCCATGCCGCGTTGGAGCCCGCAGACCAAGAAGGTCTTCCTGCGCGGCGGCCCACTGCGCGTCGGCAGCAAGATGCTCAACGTCAACAAGCTGGGCTGGCGCGTCTGGCCGACACAGAGCGTGGTGACCGCCTACGAGCCGGATCACCTGGTGGCCTTCAAGGTCCTGGAGAACCATGCCGTGTGGAGCTTCGAGTTGACACCGCTGGATGACGGCGTGCGCACGAAGGTCACCCAACGACGCGACGTCTCGACCGGCACGACGGTCGTGTCCCGTCAGCTGATCGACAAGGCCATGGGCGGTGAGGAGCGTTTCGAGAAGGGCCTCACCACCGGAATGCGCCAGACGTTGCAGCGCATCCGCGACGAGGTCATGTCGTGA